A genome region from Chlorobaculum tepidum TLS includes the following:
- a CDS encoding TspO/MBR family protein → MQSWYDGLNKPKLTPPNKVFWPVWSTLYVLIAIALIVYFRTPVKPHATTVLVILAAHFLAGFSWTSIFFGKKKILAALIDLLFMDATLAAIIVFFANTNPLAAALLAPYFCWSLLATWLNFGIWRLNPGKR, encoded by the coding sequence ATGCAAAGCTGGTATGACGGGCTTAACAAGCCGAAACTGACGCCACCCAACAAGGTGTTCTGGCCAGTTTGGTCAACGCTGTACGTGCTCATCGCCATAGCACTGATTGTCTATTTCCGGACTCCGGTCAAACCTCACGCCACGACGGTACTTGTCATTCTGGCTGCGCACTTTCTGGCAGGATTTTCATGGACTTCGATCTTTTTCGGAAAAAAGAAAATCTTGGCAGCCCTCATCGATCTGCTCTTCATGGACGCGACGCTTGCCGCCATCATCGTCTTCTTCGCCAACACCAACCCGCTCGCGGCGGCGCTGCTCGCTCCCTACTTCTGCTGGAGCCTTCTGGCCACCTGGCTGAATTTTGGCATCTGGCGGCTCAATCCCGGCAAGCGCTAA
- a CDS encoding PLP-dependent transferase: protein MASGLIRLSIGIEDPDDLVADLRQALA, encoded by the coding sequence ATGGCGTCCGGCCTCATCCGTCTGTCGATCGGCATCGAAGATCCGGACGATCTGGTCGCCGACCTTCGCCAAGCGCTTGCCTGA
- a CDS encoding nucleotidyltransferase family protein yields the protein MEIPLDMLRTICKECSVRKLSIVGSIARGDEGPESDVDLLVEFKRQGSPLRQYMETKKRFEKLFHRKVDLIERSAMRNKRFEASVLQDEKVIYEA from the coding sequence ATGGAAATACCACTCGATATGCTCCGAACCATTTGCAAAGAGTGTTCGGTCAGGAAATTAAGCATCGTCGGTTCGATTGCCAGAGGCGATGAAGGGCCTGAGAGCGATGTTGACTTGCTGGTAGAGTTCAAACGTCAGGGCAGTCCTTTGAGGCAGTACATGGAAACAAAGAAGAGATTCGAGAAGCTGTTTCACCGAAAGGTCGATCTTATCGAACGATCAGCCATGAGAAACAAACGATTCGAGGCCAGTGTCTTGCAAGACGAGAAGGTGATTTATGAAGCGTGA
- a CDS encoding trans-sulfuration enzyme family protein — protein MHFETIAIHDGNTPESCTGSVTPPVYQTSTFARPSLDERGEFFYSRIGNPTRSALESTLALLENGKHATTFASGVAAMMAAMQVLKPGDHVVSSLDVYGGSYRIFEQLMRPWGVETSYAASEATESYIECIRPETRMIWIESPSNPLLQICDIRALAEIANERGIVLAVDNTFASPYFQRPLDLGAHIVVHSTTKYLGGHSDVIGGAVVASDDNLNLTIRNYQGAAGAIPGPWDCWLISRGIKTLKIRMEEHQKNALHLARALEKHPAVSRVIYPGLESHPQHELAKRQMSGFGGMLTIALKGGLPAVRKMIESLKLFVIADSLGGVESLVASPARMTLGPLSQAERDRRACTDDLVRLSIGLENAEDLEADLLQALATI, from the coding sequence ATGCACTTTGAAACCATCGCCATCCATGACGGCAATACGCCGGAGAGCTGCACCGGATCGGTGACGCCGCCGGTTTACCAGACCTCGACTTTCGCGCGTCCCAGCCTCGACGAGCGGGGTGAATTTTTCTATTCGCGCATCGGCAACCCGACGCGCTCGGCGCTCGAATCGACCCTCGCGCTGCTTGAAAATGGCAAACATGCAACGACCTTTGCCTCCGGCGTAGCGGCGATGATGGCCGCTATGCAGGTGCTCAAACCGGGCGATCACGTCGTTTCGAGCCTCGACGTTTATGGCGGCAGCTACCGGATTTTCGAGCAGCTCATGCGTCCGTGGGGCGTCGAAACCTCCTACGCGGCGAGCGAAGCAACGGAGAGTTATATCGAGTGCATCCGCCCGGAAACCCGCATGATCTGGATCGAATCGCCCTCGAATCCTCTTTTGCAGATTTGCGACATCCGCGCCCTCGCCGAGATCGCCAACGAACGTGGCATCGTACTCGCGGTCGATAACACCTTCGCCAGCCCCTACTTCCAGCGCCCGCTCGACCTCGGCGCGCACATTGTCGTGCACAGCACCACCAAGTATCTCGGCGGGCACAGCGACGTGATCGGCGGCGCGGTCGTCGCGTCGGACGACAACCTCAATCTCACGATCCGCAACTACCAGGGCGCGGCGGGCGCGATTCCCGGCCCGTGGGATTGCTGGCTGATTTCGCGCGGCATCAAGACGCTGAAAATCCGTATGGAGGAGCACCAGAAAAACGCGCTGCATCTGGCGCGAGCGCTCGAAAAGCACCCGGCGGTGAGCCGCGTCATCTACCCCGGACTAGAGTCTCACCCGCAGCACGAGCTGGCCAAACGCCAGATGAGCGGCTTCGGCGGAATGCTGACCATCGCGCTGAAAGGCGGACTTCCGGCAGTCCGCAAAATGATCGAGAGCCTGAAACTCTTCGTCATCGCCGACAGCCTCGGCGGCGTGGAGTCACTCGTCGCCTCGCCCGCGCGGATGACTCTCGGCCCACTGAGTCAGGCCGAGCGCGACCGACGCGCCTGCACCGACGACCTCGTGCGGCTCTCGATTGGCCTCGAAAACGCGGAGGATCTCGAAGCGGACCTCCTGCAAGCCCTTGCAACCATCTAA
- a CDS encoding EpsD family peptidyl-prolyl cis-trans isomerase: protein MKKITSLFFVLLFAILVGCSEKSAQESNSGVAAVVNGVEITNRQIDYFYQRTAMPGMSAEDSANLKRRILSDLIRIELLAGKAKEMKLDNNPDYSMALYAAQKNVLAGLAERKLAGNQAPVTPDQAESVVQNAPQLFAGRKLYVFEEVIFPGVDMPLLESLDAMATNGAPLSGLLDELKAKKKPFNSSLKALTSEQLPAPILAVLNKLKPNTPQVVRSGDKVSVILVLHDAIPAPLEGDPARRAAAAMIEANQRNQALSKAMQELLDNAKITYYNEYAKTADGKDKLSALPVPDANKATRELYKKIILGSGLTASFTLTIMMLTAVMRTFYSMLWLPRLWPGSANDAERTATFDIRHTTPLSRQIYLFALLLLIAVVIIFELVLVWSKLAILAMLAYIAGGIIVGVFASYLLNVGISRGWSRKTYMLIASFIAFLILVCVVLTIKMSSLV from the coding sequence GTGAAAAAAATCACCTCTCTGTTTTTTGTGCTGCTATTCGCCATTCTTGTCGGCTGCTCTGAGAAATCCGCTCAAGAGTCGAATAGCGGCGTGGCGGCAGTTGTCAATGGCGTAGAAATTACCAATCGCCAGATAGACTATTTTTACCAACGCACCGCAATGCCTGGCATGAGTGCAGAAGATTCCGCCAATCTGAAAAGGCGTATTCTTTCTGACCTGATTCGTATCGAACTTCTGGCCGGAAAAGCCAAAGAGATGAAGCTCGACAATAACCCGGACTACAGCATGGCGCTGTATGCCGCACAGAAAAACGTGCTGGCAGGGTTGGCCGAAAGAAAGCTTGCGGGAAATCAGGCACCGGTTACTCCCGACCAGGCAGAATCGGTTGTTCAGAATGCGCCCCAACTGTTTGCGGGACGAAAGCTCTATGTCTTTGAAGAAGTCATCTTTCCCGGCGTCGATATGCCGCTTCTGGAGTCGCTGGACGCCATGGCAACCAATGGAGCACCACTCAGCGGCCTTCTCGATGAACTGAAAGCCAAAAAGAAACCATTCAACAGCTCACTCAAAGCGCTGACCTCCGAACAGCTCCCCGCCCCCATTCTCGCAGTTTTAAACAAGCTTAAACCGAACACACCCCAGGTTGTACGATCGGGAGACAAGGTCTCTGTGATACTGGTCTTGCATGATGCAATTCCGGCTCCCCTCGAAGGCGATCCGGCAAGAAGAGCGGCAGCCGCGATGATTGAAGCCAATCAGAGAAATCAGGCGCTGTCGAAAGCAATGCAAGAATTGCTCGACAACGCCAAAATCACCTACTATAACGAGTATGCAAAAACGGCCGACGGAAAAGACAAGCTCTCGGCGCTTCCTGTGCCTGATGCCAATAAAGCGACCAGAGAACTGTACAAAAAGATTATCCTTGGCTCGGGTTTGACCGCATCATTCACTCTGACAATCATGATGCTAACCGCTGTCATGCGAACATTTTACAGCATGTTGTGGCTGCCACGGCTCTGGCCGGGATCGGCAAACGACGCCGAACGGACAGCAACGTTCGATATTCGACATACCACCCCGCTCTCTCGCCAAATTTACCTTTTTGCCTTGCTGTTGCTGATAGCCGTAGTCATAATTTTCGAGCTTGTGCTGGTCTGGAGCAAGCTGGCCATACTTGCGATGCTCGCTTACATCGCTGGCGGAATAATCGTTGGAGTTTTCGCAAGCTACTTGCTGAATGTCGGTATTTCGAGAGGATGGTCAAGAAAAACCTACATGCTCATCGCGTCCTTTATTGCATTTTTGATTCTTGTCTGCGTTGTGCTAACCATCAAGATGAGTTCTCTCGTGTAA
- a CDS encoding HepT-like ribonuclease domain-containing protein, with product MKRDKETWLIDLREACEHIQQFVGDLTAVEYSDNLIVKRAVEREFEIIGEILRRIRDEMPELFEQNPISKGHHWLQECSVSRI from the coding sequence ATGAAGCGTGACAAAGAGACTTGGCTTATCGATCTGCGAGAAGCTTGCGAGCACATCCAGCAGTTTGTTGGTGATTTAACGGCTGTTGAATATTCTGATAACTTGATTGTAAAAAGGGCTGTCGAACGAGAGTTTGAAATCATCGGCGAAATTCTGCGCAGAATAAGAGATGAAATGCCTGAACTCTTTGAGCAAAATCCCATCAGCAAAGGACATCATTGGCTTCAGGAATGTTCTGTCTCACGGATATGA
- a CDS encoding PEP-CTERM sorting domain-containing protein, which yields MPEPATVMLLGIGGLLAGGRKLYESRKEEVAF from the coding sequence GTGCCTGAACCGGCTACCGTGATGCTGCTTGGCATTGGCGGACTTCTCGCTGGCGGACGCAAGCTGTATGAGAGCAGAAAAGAAGAGGTTGCTTTTTGA
- a CDS encoding PPC domain-containing DNA-binding protein, with the protein MKYSEAQQGRVFVIRLEDGDIFHEEIERFAKEKGIERAYLNVVGGADKESKLVVGPEESRTYPVNPMEHELYDAHEIVGTGTLFPDDTSAPVVHLHMACGREENTVTGCVRNGVKVWHVMEVILVELLGTQARRLPDKATGFKLLVP; encoded by the coding sequence ATGAAATACTCGGAAGCACAACAAGGAAGGGTCTTCGTCATCCGGCTTGAAGATGGCGACATCTTTCACGAAGAGATCGAACGATTTGCGAAGGAAAAAGGGATCGAGCGGGCCTACCTGAACGTGGTCGGCGGAGCGGACAAAGAGAGCAAACTGGTCGTCGGCCCGGAAGAGAGCCGCACTTACCCGGTCAATCCGATGGAGCACGAACTGTACGACGCGCACGAAATCGTCGGCACGGGCACCTTGTTCCCCGACGACACCAGCGCGCCGGTCGTGCACCTGCACATGGCCTGTGGCCGCGAGGAAAACACCGTGACCGGCTGCGTGCGCAACGGCGTGAAAGTCTGGCACGTCATGGAGGTCATTCTGGTGGAACTGCTCGGCACCCAAGCCCGCCGCCTGCCCGACAAGGCAACCGGCTTCAAACTGCTCGTACCGTGA
- a CDS encoding thiazole synthase, with the protein MDSLRLGTYTFSSRLILGTGKFSSTSAMIKAVRASGTQLVTVALRRFNREQAEDDLFGPLSEIEGLTLMPNTSGAATAKEAIKAAHIARELSGSPFIKVEIHPNPHHLMPDPIETWEACKILAAEGFIVMPYIPADPVLAKRLEEVGCSSVMPLGSAIGSGQGLSTAEMVKIIIRESSVPVIVDAGLRSPSEACAAMEMGCEAVLVNSAVAVARDPAAMALAFAKAVEAGFEARNAGLMPRSGSAVATSPLTSFLGATR; encoded by the coding sequence ATGGATTCACTTCGCTTAGGCACATACACCTTCTCATCCCGCCTGATTCTCGGCACCGGCAAATTCAGCAGCACTTCGGCGATGATCAAGGCCGTCCGCGCGTCGGGTACGCAGCTCGTTACCGTGGCGTTGAGACGTTTCAATCGCGAACAGGCCGAGGATGATCTGTTCGGCCCGCTGTCGGAAATCGAGGGACTCACGCTGATGCCTAACACCTCCGGCGCGGCGACGGCCAAAGAGGCCATCAAGGCGGCGCACATTGCGCGCGAACTCTCCGGCAGCCCGTTCATCAAGGTCGAGATTCACCCGAACCCGCACCACCTGATGCCCGACCCGATCGAGACCTGGGAAGCGTGCAAGATTCTCGCCGCAGAAGGGTTCATCGTCATGCCCTACATTCCGGCGGATCCGGTGCTGGCCAAGCGCCTCGAAGAGGTGGGGTGCAGCTCGGTAATGCCGCTCGGCTCGGCCATCGGCAGCGGGCAGGGACTTTCGACCGCCGAGATGGTGAAAATCATCATCCGCGAGAGCTCGGTTCCGGTGATTGTCGATGCGGGTTTGCGCTCGCCATCAGAAGCGTGCGCGGCGATGGAGATGGGATGCGAGGCGGTGCTGGTGAACAGCGCCGTGGCGGTCGCCCGCGATCCGGCGGCGATGGCGCTGGCCTTCGCCAAGGCGGTCGAGGCGGGATTCGAGGCACGGAACGCAGGGCTGATGCCACGTTCGGGATCGGCGGTCGCAACCAGCCCGCTCACCTCGTTCCTGGGAGCTACTCGATGA
- the thiH gene encoding 2-iminoacetate synthase ThiH yields MIALPAWLTDERLSEDIEPLLRQTDNESLERLAAEAQAVTLRRFGRVISLYTPLYLSNFCSSGCVYCGFASDRRSPRRKLDTDEIEKELLAMKALGVSDVLLLTGERTNSVGFDYLRRAVDIAARHMPRVAVEAFPMSVAEYRGLAECGCTGLTIYQETYDPDHYRELHRWGPKQDFLERLETPERAITGGIRSVGIGALLGLSEPVGEALAVLRHARYLCKTYWKAGVTVSFPRIRPQEGGFQPSFTVSDRFLARMIFAFRIGMPDVDLVLSTRESSNFRDGMAGLGITRMSIASRTTVGGYVEKETAGASQFEVSDNRSVEAFCAALRAKDLEPVFKNWDAAYNNPLPAEECT; encoded by the coding sequence ATGATTGCGCTGCCCGCATGGCTGACCGACGAGCGGCTGTCGGAAGATATCGAACCGCTGTTGCGACAAACGGATAACGAGTCGCTCGAACGGCTTGCCGCCGAAGCGCAGGCAGTGACACTGCGCCGTTTCGGGCGCGTCATTTCGCTCTATACGCCGCTCTACCTCTCCAACTTCTGCTCGAGCGGTTGCGTCTATTGCGGCTTCGCTTCGGACAGACGTTCGCCGCGCCGCAAGCTGGATACTGACGAAATCGAAAAGGAGCTGCTCGCAATGAAGGCTCTCGGCGTCAGCGACGTTTTGCTGCTCACCGGCGAGCGCACCAACTCGGTGGGATTCGACTATCTGCGTCGCGCCGTGGATATCGCCGCCCGCCACATGCCGCGCGTAGCCGTCGAGGCGTTTCCGATGAGCGTCGCAGAGTATCGCGGCCTGGCCGAATGTGGGTGCACCGGCCTGACGATTTACCAGGAAACCTACGATCCGGATCATTACCGCGAGCTGCACCGCTGGGGGCCGAAGCAGGATTTCCTCGAACGGCTCGAAACGCCGGAACGCGCCATCACCGGCGGCATCCGGAGCGTCGGCATCGGCGCACTGCTCGGCCTGTCGGAGCCGGTCGGCGAAGCGCTCGCCGTGTTGCGCCACGCGCGGTATCTGTGCAAAACGTACTGGAAAGCAGGCGTCACGGTCTCCTTTCCCCGCATCCGCCCGCAGGAGGGCGGCTTTCAGCCCAGCTTCACGGTCTCGGATCGCTTCCTCGCACGAATGATCTTCGCCTTCCGCATCGGAATGCCGGATGTCGATCTGGTGCTCTCGACGCGAGAGAGTTCGAATTTTCGGGACGGCATGGCTGGCCTCGGCATCACCCGCATGAGCATCGCCAGCCGCACCACCGTTGGCGGCTACGTCGAAAAGGAGACGGCTGGAGCCAGCCAGTTCGAGGTGAGCGACAACCGAAGCGTCGAAGCGTTTTGCGCCGCATTGCGCGCAAAAGATCTGGAACCAGTGTTCAAAAACTGGGACGCGGCCTACAACAACCCCCTGCCCGCAGAGGAGTGCACGTGA
- the thiS gene encoding sulfur carrier protein ThiS — protein MSTIHITLNGERKEVPAGSTVSELLVIADADRQPVAVVVNEHIVRPDQRDSYILQERDQVEILVFAGGG, from the coding sequence ATGTCCACGATCCACATCACCCTGAACGGCGAGCGCAAGGAGGTGCCGGCGGGATCGACGGTCTCGGAGCTGCTGGTCATCGCGGACGCTGATCGTCAGCCGGTGGCTGTCGTGGTCAACGAACATATCGTGCGTCCCGACCAGCGAGACTCGTATATCTTGCAGGAGCGCGATCAGGTCGAAATTCTTGTTTTCGCTGGCGGAGGCTGA
- a CDS encoding HepT-like ribonuclease domain-containing protein, giving the protein MSKIPSAKDIIGFRNVLSHGYDVVSDEMVYDIVEYDLPIFYKTIKRL; this is encoded by the coding sequence TTGAGCAAAATCCCATCAGCAAAGGACATCATTGGCTTCAGGAATGTTCTGTCTCACGGATATGATGTTGTCAGCGACGAGATGGTTTATGATATTGTAGAATATGATCTTCCGATATTTTATAAGACGATTAAACGGCTATGA
- the cysK gene encoding cysteine synthase A has translation MATIANITNTIGRTPLVRLNKLAKGLDADILLKLEYFNPLGSVKDRIGRAMIEAAEAEGKIDARTLIVEPTSGNTGIALAFVCAQRGYRLLLTMPETMSIERRKLLRYLGAELVLTPGAQGMKGAIEEAARIVEAEKNSFNPGQFRNPANPLIHQATTGPEIWNDTEGRVDMLVSGVGTGGTITGTSRFIKALKPNFKSIAVEPKDSAVLSGGQPGPHKIQGIGAGFVPDVLDVSLLDEVVTVSNDDAISTARALASQEGILCGISSGAAVHAAIEVAKRSSSAGKTIVAIIPSTGERYLSTALFEDIEA, from the coding sequence ATGGCCACCATCGCAAATATCACGAACACCATCGGACGCACGCCGCTGGTGCGGCTCAACAAGCTCGCCAAGGGCCTCGACGCCGATATTCTCCTCAAGCTTGAATACTTCAACCCGCTCGGCAGCGTGAAGGATCGCATCGGGCGCGCCATGATCGAAGCTGCCGAAGCCGAGGGGAAAATCGACGCCCGGACGCTCATCGTCGAGCCGACCAGCGGCAACACCGGCATCGCGCTCGCCTTCGTCTGCGCCCAGCGCGGCTACCGGCTGCTGCTCACGATGCCCGAAACCATGAGCATCGAGCGCCGCAAACTGCTGCGCTACCTCGGCGCGGAGCTGGTGCTCACTCCCGGAGCGCAGGGGATGAAAGGGGCGATTGAAGAGGCGGCGCGGATCGTCGAGGCGGAGAAAAACAGCTTCAACCCCGGCCAGTTCCGCAACCCGGCCAACCCCCTGATTCACCAGGCGACCACCGGCCCCGAAATCTGGAACGACACCGAAGGGCGCGTTGACATGCTTGTTTCAGGCGTCGGCACGGGCGGCACCATCACCGGCACATCACGTTTCATCAAGGCGCTGAAGCCCAACTTCAAAAGCATCGCCGTGGAGCCCAAAGATTCAGCTGTGCTCTCCGGCGGGCAGCCGGGGCCTCACAAAATCCAGGGCATCGGCGCGGGCTTCGTGCCCGATGTGCTCGACGTCTCGCTGCTCGACGAGGTGGTGACGGTGAGCAACGACGACGCGATCTCGACCGCGCGGGCACTCGCTTCGCAGGAGGGCATCCTCTGCGGTATCTCCTCCGGCGCGGCGGTTCACGCAGCCATCGAAGTGGCGAAACGCTCGTCATCCGCAGGCAAAACCATCGTCGCCATCATCCCGAGCACCGGCGAACGCTACCTCAGCACTGCGCTGTTTGAAGACATCGAAGCGTGA
- the ald gene encoding alanine dehydrogenase yields MNIGIPREIKIRETRVACTPAGVRQLVGAGHRVVVERGAGEASGFSDEKYRLAGAVLASSAEEVWKSELVVKVKEPLAEEYRFFRKELVIFTYLHLAGVPGLAKALVDSGVTAIGYETVEVGGRLPLLAPMSEVAGKMSVLMGGYYLSKHNGGEGKLLCGVPGVLPGRVLVLGGGVAGMSAARIAAGLGAEVTVMETNHDRMRELEAQLPAEVHTIYSNEQHLEELLPGTDLLIGAVLLPGATAPKLVTRGMVQSMKPGAVIVDIAIDQGGCVETSRPTSHVDPVFIEEGVVHYCVTNMPAAYPATSTEALTGVTLPYVRRLADLGLESAMVVMPGLAGGLNVWNGKITQEAVARSLGMACGENPFA; encoded by the coding sequence ATGAATATAGGAATTCCAAGGGAAATCAAGATTCGCGAGACCAGGGTGGCCTGCACTCCCGCGGGCGTGCGGCAGCTCGTCGGTGCGGGGCATCGCGTGGTTGTCGAGCGCGGCGCGGGCGAGGCGAGCGGGTTCAGCGACGAGAAGTACCGGTTGGCCGGAGCGGTGCTCGCTTCCTCGGCTGAGGAGGTCTGGAAGAGCGAGCTGGTCGTCAAGGTGAAAGAGCCGCTGGCGGAGGAGTATCGCTTTTTCCGGAAAGAGCTGGTCATCTTCACCTATCTGCATCTGGCCGGAGTGCCGGGTCTTGCCAAAGCGCTTGTGGATTCAGGCGTTACCGCCATTGGTTATGAGACCGTCGAGGTCGGCGGGCGTTTGCCGCTGCTCGCGCCGATGAGCGAGGTCGCCGGAAAGATGAGCGTGCTCATGGGCGGATACTATCTCTCGAAGCACAACGGCGGCGAAGGAAAGCTGCTGTGCGGCGTGCCGGGTGTGCTGCCCGGCAGGGTGCTCGTGCTTGGCGGAGGCGTCGCCGGCATGAGCGCCGCACGGATTGCTGCAGGACTTGGCGCGGAGGTGACGGTCATGGAGACCAACCACGACCGGATGCGTGAGCTGGAAGCCCAGCTTCCCGCCGAAGTGCATACGATCTACTCGAACGAGCAGCATCTCGAAGAGCTGTTACCGGGAACCGACCTGTTGATCGGTGCGGTGCTGCTTCCCGGCGCGACTGCGCCGAAGCTCGTCACACGCGGCATGGTGCAATCGATGAAGCCCGGTGCGGTGATCGTCGATATCGCCATCGACCAGGGTGGCTGCGTCGAGACCTCGCGCCCGACCTCGCACGTCGATCCGGTTTTCATCGAAGAGGGCGTTGTCCATTATTGCGTGACCAACATGCCTGCCGCCTATCCCGCCACCTCGACCGAGGCGCTGACCGGCGTGACGCTGCCCTACGTCCGGCGGCTCGCCGACCTCGGGCTGGAGAGCGCGATGGTGGTGATGCCCGGTCTCGCGGGCGGGTTGAATGTCTGGAACGGCAAAATCACCCAAGAAGCGGTAGCCCGCTCGCTTGGAATGGCGTGTGGGGAGAATCCGTTCGCGTGA
- a CDS encoding HesA/MoeB/ThiF family protein, with the protein MSLSDEQCQRYARHLALPEVGEAGQEKLLHSKVLVIGAGGLGSPAAFYLAAAGVGTIGLMDGDTVDLSNLQRQILHTTASVGANKTASAQERLKALDPSIRIETHPFRLRKENATEILARYDFVIDATDNFASRFLIARACHEASKPWSHGGIRNFHGQTMTIIPGQTACYCCIFHEEDESKEAIPQGPIGALPGVIGSIQAIEAIKYLLNIGTLLTDALMTFDALTMSFRKVAVRRNSRCALCG; encoded by the coding sequence GTGAGCCTCAGCGACGAGCAGTGCCAGCGCTACGCCCGCCACCTCGCGCTGCCGGAAGTTGGCGAGGCGGGGCAAGAGAAGCTGCTGCACTCGAAAGTGCTGGTCATCGGTGCAGGCGGCCTCGGCTCCCCTGCTGCGTTCTACCTTGCCGCAGCAGGTGTCGGCACCATTGGCCTCATGGACGGCGACACGGTCGATCTCTCGAACCTGCAACGGCAGATTCTGCACACGACCGCCTCGGTCGGTGCGAATAAAACCGCCTCGGCGCAGGAGCGTCTCAAAGCGCTCGACCCGTCGATCCGCATCGAAACTCACCCCTTCCGGCTGAGAAAAGAGAACGCCACGGAAATTCTCGCCAGATACGACTTCGTCATCGACGCCACGGACAACTTCGCATCCCGCTTCCTCATCGCTCGCGCCTGCCACGAAGCATCGAAACCATGGTCTCACGGCGGAATCCGTAACTTCCACGGCCAGACCATGACCATCATCCCCGGGCAAACAGCCTGCTACTGCTGCATCTTCCACGAAGAGGACGAATCAAAAGAGGCTATTCCACAAGGCCCTATCGGCGCACTGCCGGGCGTCATCGGATCGATTCAAGCCATCGAAGCGATCAAATATTTGCTCAACATCGGCACACTGCTGACCGACGCGCTGATGACGTTCGATGCGCTCACGATGAGTTTCCGCAAAGTCGCGGTACGGAGGAATTCAAGATGTGCGTTGTGTGGATGA
- a CDS encoding M48 family metallopeptidase: MSALSFRGNSPGIEYTVKVSQRARYARLKMSPVEGLTVVVPVGFDKKQVPALVESKREWILKVRRTFDKHRAAAPAQGDAALPTVIELAGIGESWRVRYRSEPRQRITITEKGEGELEVSGPVSEHAMCFAALEQWLKHRAKLKLGAQLMRLASINGFKVSGVSVKKQKSRWGSCSSRGNINLNLKLIFLPPLLVRYIMIHELCHTLHMNHSARYWETVARFDPDCVVHDREMKHAWRFVPAWFSNAR, encoded by the coding sequence ATGTCCGCTCTCTCGTTTCGAGGCAACTCGCCCGGCATCGAATACACCGTCAAGGTGAGCCAGCGGGCGCGCTATGCCCGCCTGAAAATGTCGCCGGTGGAGGGGTTGACGGTGGTGGTGCCGGTCGGCTTCGACAAAAAACAGGTGCCCGCGCTGGTCGAGAGCAAGAGGGAGTGGATTCTGAAGGTGCGGCGAACCTTCGACAAGCATCGCGCTGCCGCACCCGCGCAGGGCGACGCGGCGTTGCCGACGGTGATCGAGCTTGCAGGAATCGGCGAATCGTGGCGGGTCAGATATCGCAGCGAGCCACGTCAGCGCATCACGATCACGGAAAAGGGCGAAGGCGAGCTTGAGGTTTCCGGTCCGGTCAGTGAGCACGCCATGTGCTTTGCGGCGCTCGAACAGTGGCTGAAACATCGCGCGAAGCTCAAGCTCGGGGCGCAGCTCATGCGGCTGGCGTCGATTAACGGCTTCAAGGTTTCTGGAGTGTCGGTGAAAAAGCAGAAAAGCCGGTGGGGGAGTTGTTCGTCACGGGGCAACATCAATCTCAATCTCAAGCTGATCTTCTTGCCGCCGCTGCTGGTGCGCTACATCATGATTCACGAGCTGTGCCACACGCTGCATATGAATCACTCCGCCCGCTACTGGGAGACGGTTGCGCGGTTCGATCCGGACTGCGTCGTCCATGATCGCGAGATGAAACATGCGTGGCGCTTCGTGCCTGCGTGGTTTTCCAACGCTCGCTGA